One window of the Natrinema sp. CBA1119 genome contains the following:
- a CDS encoding IS5 family transposase has translation MKREEEFVSSKLARFTDRVVSLAQKAVVGEPDPAFQEGDGGYADWVIVAIHGLREYLDHPYRRLLDVLHEMHGIVAKLDLAVDELPDFTTVCTRKQDLQMRIWRVLLRLSAELHDTGDVQAIDATGMDRIAASHHYAKRTNYTFEAVKTTTLIDCKTGAILDIHCSMKQPHDSKIGWQMVKRNLDKLNILTADKGYDWWLLRQRLRAEGVKPMIRHRQFGWHGIANNFLQDDTIYHQRSNVESTFFALRRKYGEIVRARTWFGQFRELVLKCAVRNIELSVSHS, from the coding sequence GTGAAGCGGGAAGAGGAGTTTGTGTCCAGCAAACTCGCCCGCTTCACTGATCGGGTTGTCTCGCTCGCTCAAAAAGCCGTCGTCGGCGAGCCGGATCCAGCGTTCCAAGAGGGTGACGGCGGCTACGCAGACTGGGTAATCGTGGCGATTCACGGTCTCCGCGAGTATCTCGATCACCCGTATCGGCGGTTGCTGGACGTTCTTCACGAGATGCACGGGATCGTCGCCAAACTTGATCTAGCGGTGGATGAGCTTCCCGATTTCACCACTGTATGTACGCGGAAGCAGGATCTTCAAATGCGAATCTGGCGAGTCCTGCTGCGGCTATCGGCGGAGTTGCATGATACCGGCGATGTTCAGGCGATCGACGCAACCGGCATGGATCGTATCGCTGCCAGCCACCACTACGCAAAACGGACGAACTACACGTTCGAGGCGGTAAAAACTACCACGCTGATCGACTGCAAGACAGGTGCGATTCTAGATATACATTGCTCGATGAAACAACCGCATGATTCCAAGATTGGCTGGCAGATGGTGAAACGCAATCTCGACAAACTGAACATTCTCACCGCCGACAAAGGCTACGACTGGTGGCTACTTCGCCAAAGATTGCGTGCAGAAGGCGTTAAACCGATGATCAGGCACCGCCAATTCGGCTGGCACGGTATCGCCAATAATTTCTTGCAAGATGATACGATCTACCATCAACGCTCAAACGTCGAATCGACGTTTTTCGCGCTCCGACGCAAATACGGCGAAATCGTTCGCGCTCGAACGTGGTTTGGTCAATTCCGCGAACTCGTCTTGAAATGCGCTGTCAGAAACATCGAACTCAGCGTCAGCCACTCATAA
- a CDS encoding RNA-guided endonuclease TnpB family protein encodes MAEVVRNIQVKLNIPESRHSDVDQTFEEFRQASQHVADQGWDDDPDHLVKAKNNLHEATYTEVREKTNLQSSLVQSARNLAADALSNCKDLLEDDKRTSKPEFRGTVIVYNGRTITYNDDHVTLATTGDRVTAEYVLPHDDEGTPFEEYWNEETWEKREATLHKRDGEYYLHVAVEQVDDTDSSDEQTENGVVLGVDLNVDGYLAVTSTGAFLGNADELNHKRDEYEQRRGSLQQTGTRSAHLTIQSIGDRFAEWSRHRLHDVSNGIVREAVVNDCTHIAFERLKYIWTRISNASKFQQWAFREVQRQVEYKAEEHGIEVDTVAPQYTSQRCSHGECGFTHEDNRDGDEFECLDCGKELHADYNAARNVAWRLVQNWLKSGSGRATSQLALKSGTVNANGDFNASTA; translated from the coding sequence ATGGCAGAGGTGGTCAGGAACATCCAAGTCAAGCTCAATATCCCCGAGTCACGGCACTCGGACGTTGACCAGACTTTCGAGGAGTTCCGCCAAGCCTCCCAACACGTCGCAGACCAAGGATGGGACGACGACCCAGACCACCTCGTCAAAGCCAAAAACAACCTCCACGAAGCCACGTACACCGAAGTCCGCGAGAAAACCAATCTCCAATCCAGCCTCGTTCAATCCGCAAGAAATCTCGCCGCCGACGCCCTGTCGAACTGCAAGGATTTGCTCGAAGACGACAAACGGACGAGCAAACCAGAGTTCCGAGGCACCGTCATCGTGTACAACGGACGTACGATAACGTACAACGACGACCACGTGACACTCGCCACCACTGGCGACCGCGTGACAGCCGAATACGTCCTACCACACGACGACGAAGGGACGCCGTTCGAGGAATACTGGAACGAGGAAACGTGGGAGAAGCGAGAAGCAACGCTCCACAAGCGTGACGGTGAATACTACCTCCACGTTGCCGTTGAACAAGTAGACGACACAGATTCTAGCGACGAGCAGACCGAGAACGGAGTGGTTCTCGGCGTAGACCTCAACGTGGACGGCTACCTCGCCGTCACCAGCACCGGAGCGTTCCTTGGCAACGCGGACGAACTTAACCACAAGCGCGACGAGTACGAGCAACGCCGTGGAAGCCTGCAACAAACCGGCACTCGCTCTGCACACCTCACCATCCAATCAATCGGTGATAGGTTCGCTGAGTGGAGTCGTCATCGCCTACACGACGTGTCGAACGGTATCGTCCGAGAGGCCGTTGTGAACGACTGTACTCACATCGCGTTCGAGCGATTGAAATACATTTGGACGCGCATCTCGAACGCTTCCAAGTTTCAGCAGTGGGCGTTCCGAGAAGTCCAACGGCAAGTCGAGTACAAGGCCGAGGAACACGGTATCGAAGTGGATACCGTCGCCCCACAGTACACGTCGCAACGATGCAGTCACGGTGAGTGTGGGTTTACACACGAGGATAATCGTGATGGCGACGAGTTCGAGTGTTTGGATTGCGGGAAAGAGTTGCACGCGGATTACAACGCTGCGCGGAATGTGGCGTGGCGTCTTGTCCAGAACTGGCTCAAGTCTGGTTCTGGACGGGCTACCAGTCAACTGGCCCTCAAGTCAGGAACCGTGAACGCGAACGGCGATTTCAACGCCTCCACTGCTTAG
- a CDS encoding RNA-guided endonuclease TnpB family protein has product MQSSELTHTLSFGLDIQTGSGDDLQTGCLEARRIRNEANRLDRHGWDWGDIKSTVVDNANHVKNTSQLIVGKALGEIETYHDNKDDGWGRPYPYIDESYPVVMNHEEGYRLFFEDDGTVRFRVTATRGTHVKGELCGSPDHFDRLRTAFNDEEWRVGTAEVVHKHSEWRLHVTVTHENHQVASKVDADTIIGVDVNEDCIALIAMSRSSSVKDSVVFEYPSVKEQRHEFFTKRKRMQKAKQTAFETVVQTEERDYVHDCLHKVSRKVVEWVSQFSNPLIVFENLKDMRDSIDYGTRMNRRLHSLPFAALQEMVSYKAAWDGIPSDEVDPEYTSQRCPRTECQHTVRANRHKKRFKCRQCEFQDHSDRKAAVCVVQNWFDEQNENVPSLETLPRVKKVRWAASGAGGGPDSHGLILSSGVDRHGTSAQPEMEAREELKSVASAVPE; this is encoded by the coding sequence GTGCAGTCGTCTGAACTCACCCACACTTTGTCGTTCGGACTAGACATCCAGACAGGGAGTGGCGACGACTTGCAAACCGGCTGTCTCGAAGCCCGACGCATCCGCAACGAAGCCAACCGTCTCGACCGACATGGCTGGGATTGGGGCGACATTAAATCAACCGTTGTTGACAACGCCAACCACGTCAAAAACACCAGCCAACTCATCGTTGGCAAAGCACTCGGTGAAATTGAAACCTATCACGACAACAAAGATGACGGGTGGGGCCGACCCTATCCATACATTGACGAGTCGTACCCGGTGGTGATGAACCACGAGGAAGGCTACCGCCTATTCTTCGAAGACGACGGTACGGTTCGATTCCGTGTCACTGCCACGAGAGGAACGCACGTCAAAGGCGAACTCTGTGGCAGCCCTGACCATTTCGATCGTCTACGGACTGCCTTCAACGACGAGGAGTGGCGGGTTGGTACCGCTGAAGTCGTTCACAAACACAGTGAGTGGCGACTCCACGTCACCGTCACGCACGAGAATCATCAAGTCGCCAGCAAGGTCGATGCAGACACGATTATCGGCGTGGATGTAAACGAGGACTGCATCGCTCTCATTGCGATGAGTCGGAGCAGTTCGGTGAAAGACTCCGTGGTGTTTGAGTATCCATCAGTCAAAGAACAACGCCACGAGTTCTTCACCAAGCGCAAGCGGATGCAGAAAGCCAAGCAGACCGCATTTGAGACAGTCGTACAGACTGAAGAACGCGACTACGTTCACGACTGCCTGCACAAAGTATCGCGGAAAGTAGTCGAATGGGTCTCGCAGTTTTCGAACCCGCTTATTGTCTTTGAAAACCTCAAAGACATGCGAGACTCCATTGACTACGGAACGCGGATGAACCGTCGCCTACACTCGCTGCCATTTGCAGCACTCCAAGAGATGGTCTCCTACAAGGCTGCGTGGGATGGGATTCCCAGCGATGAGGTTGACCCTGAATACACGAGTCAGCGATGCCCGAGAACAGAGTGCCAGCATACGGTACGAGCGAATCGCCATAAGAAGCGATTCAAGTGCCGTCAGTGTGAGTTCCAAGACCATTCTGATAGGAAGGCGGCGGTGTGCGTCGTGCAGAATTGGTTTGACGAACAGAATGAGAATGTGCCGTCTCTCGAAACCCTTCCACGAGTGAAGAAGGTGAGATGGGCGGCATCGGGGGCTGGTGGAGGCCCCGACTCTCACGGACTCATTTTGAGTTCGGGTGTTGACCGACACGGAACGTCGGCGCAACCAGAGATGGAAGCGCGAGAGGAATTAAAATCCGTTGCCTCAGCAGTGCCAGAGTAA
- a CDS encoding helix-turn-helix domain-containing protein, with amino-acid sequence MPVHLDTHEPDVELTPGTAKSDIIAFLYDNTELGFKPKELEDHLELPHGTVTTTLTRLYNDGFIGKTRDSHYHALEHREDLRRYVASLDQLERIFEDREYVGTPTEDVDEDELDAEIAELEAELEDE; translated from the coding sequence ATGCCGGTCCACCTTGACACTCACGAACCCGATGTCGAACTCACGCCTGGGACAGCCAAATCCGACATAATCGCATTCCTTTACGACAACACCGAACTCGGCTTCAAACCCAAAGAACTCGAAGATCACCTCGAACTCCCTCATGGCACCGTCACCACAACGCTCACCCGGCTCTACAACGACGGCTTCATCGGGAAAACTCGGGACAGCCACTACCACGCGCTCGAACACCGTGAAGACCTTCGCCGGTACGTCGCCAGCCTCGACCAGCTGGAGAGAATATTCGAAGACAGAGAATACGTAGGAACTCCAACGGAAGACGTGGACGAAGACGAGCTTGACGCCGAGATTGCCGAGTTAGAAGCCGAGCTAGAGGATGAGTAA
- a CDS encoding TROVE domain-containing protein, whose product MPFLPAGVAGDNNDGLVPHPYDDVVGLGRLPFPCTLPGNPNLRIEDQLPRTAQVQILSVARPSRTSWTKRARGCSRHRIPPRQFPGHRVASGRRTGAILQWHSTRGDFDDYPDIEPLPSPNTWETVISERGNTRDAWKILIESEEHSLPLFASIRNLRNMLEAGVDEDTVVGHLDLKAVQHAPLYPFRYYQAYTALQNADVQAPAVEQWLEETIDVAVETVPDGIGETFVAVDLSGSMNMALSKNSTLRPKEIGALFGVILADQGAEVSGFGDDFQTVPMHVDTPVLQRQDAVLAIDEEVGNSTNGWKALEYLRNRGEPVERVVVFTDMQIWDSTPFTARDNQTVKEAFDAYQNEVSTDTSLYLVDLTSYGDLVTPEGYENVYNVSGWSENILSFIEHAESPKQVIDEISAFEAT is encoded by the coding sequence GTGCCGTTCCTTCCTGCGGGAGTAGCCGGTGACAACAATGACGGCTTGGTCCCTCATCCCTACGACGACGTGGTGGGGTTGGGTAGACTGCCTTTCCCATGCACCCTACCCGGAAACCCCAATTTGAGAATTGAAGACCAATTACCGAGGACTGCACAGGTTCAAATCCTGTCGGTGGCCCGTCCATCGAGAACATCCTGGACAAAGAGAGCACGAGGGTGCTCTCGACACCGGATCCCGCCCCGACAGTTTCCCGGTCACCGTGTCGCCAGTGGTCGTCGAACCGGAGCGATACTTCAATGGCACTCTACGCGTGGCGATTTCGACGATTATCCCGACATCGAACCACTGCCGTCGCCCAACACGTGGGAGACAGTCATCTCCGAACGCGGCAACACCCGGGACGCCTGGAAGATTCTCATCGAGAGCGAGGAGCACTCGCTGCCGCTCTTCGCGTCAATCCGGAACCTCCGGAACATGCTCGAAGCAGGCGTCGACGAGGACACCGTGGTGGGTCATCTCGACCTGAAGGCGGTGCAGCACGCGCCGCTGTACCCGTTCCGGTACTACCAAGCGTACACCGCGCTCCAGAATGCTGACGTCCAAGCACCGGCGGTTGAGCAGTGGCTGGAGGAGACAATCGATGTCGCTGTCGAGACGGTGCCTGACGGAATCGGAGAAACGTTCGTCGCTGTGGACCTCTCAGGATCGATGAACATGGCGCTGTCCAAGAACAGCACTCTCCGCCCGAAAGAGATCGGTGCGTTGTTCGGTGTGATCCTAGCCGACCAAGGTGCCGAGGTTAGCGGGTTCGGTGACGACTTCCAGACCGTTCCGATGCACGTCGACACGCCAGTACTACAGCGGCAAGACGCGGTGCTGGCCATCGACGAGGAAGTCGGGAACTCGACGAACGGCTGGAAGGCACTGGAGTATCTCCGCAACCGAGGCGAACCCGTCGAGCGAGTCGTCGTCTTCACCGACATGCAAATCTGGGACAGCACACCATTCACCGCGCGCGATAACCAGACGGTCAAGGAGGCGTTCGATGCGTATCAGAACGAGGTCTCCACGGACACCTCACTGTATCTCGTCGATCTGACGTCCTACGGCGACCTCGTGACGCCGGAAGGCTACGAGAACGTCTACAACGTTTCCGGCTGGTCAGAGAACATCCTCTCGTTCATCGAACACGCCGAAAGCCCGAAGCAAGTCATCGATGAGATCAGCGCGTTCGAGGCAACATAG
- a CDS encoding RNA-guided endonuclease TnpB family protein — protein sequence MEVRRTVPVALNVGSDDAALLEDTVDTFRWSAQYVVDHAFQGEYVTTSKTQLDDETYDDVREKTDGFNGGLVQAARNKAAEACKSVVARWQNGKKASKPTFTSPHVVYDKRTATFHDDYVSLATTDGRVEAEYVLPDEDSNTPHSEYLFSDEYETTGAELHYRDGDWVLHIHCKTDVESDTSAQAPPENGTVLGVDLGVNNLAVTSTGTFWTGDEFDHWRCEYENRRGSLQQCGTRWAHENIQSVGRKEDGRFTLMLHRISNELVAEARENGCSVIVFEELTDIRERTGASWGHKWAFDRLHEYVEYKATECGIVVEQVDPENTSRRCSHCGFTHPDNRDSEAFECLKCGYENHADYNAAKNIGLRYLRRNQTGSDGGAPLGVRLNSGTLNVNGGYSPATASGQNGSPR from the coding sequence ATGGAGGTGCGGCGCACCGTCCCCGTTGCACTCAACGTGGGTAGTGACGACGCCGCACTCCTCGAAGACACCGTCGATACGTTCCGCTGGTCGGCGCAGTACGTTGTTGATCACGCGTTCCAAGGCGAGTACGTTACCACCAGCAAAACACAGTTGGACGACGAAACGTACGACGACGTGCGCGAGAAAACAGACGGGTTCAACGGTGGTCTCGTGCAAGCCGCCCGCAACAAGGCCGCCGAAGCCTGCAAGAGCGTCGTCGCCCGCTGGCAGAACGGGAAGAAAGCGTCCAAACCCACGTTCACCAGCCCACACGTTGTCTACGACAAGCGTACCGCGACGTTCCATGATGACTATGTGAGCCTCGCCACCACAGACGGTCGGGTGGAAGCCGAGTACGTGCTGCCCGACGAGGACAGCAACACACCGCACTCCGAGTACCTATTTTCAGACGAGTACGAAACTACAGGTGCGGAACTGCACTATCGTGACGGTGACTGGGTGCTTCACATCCACTGCAAGACGGACGTGGAGTCTGACACGTCGGCACAGGCACCACCTGAGAACGGCACGGTTCTCGGGGTTGACCTCGGCGTGAACAACCTTGCTGTCACCTCGACTGGCACGTTTTGGACGGGCGACGAGTTCGACCACTGGCGGTGTGAATACGAGAACCGTCGTGGATCGCTCCAGCAGTGCGGGACACGCTGGGCGCACGAGAACATCCAGTCCGTCGGTCGCAAGGAAGACGGACGATTCACGCTGATGCTGCATCGAATCAGCAATGAACTCGTCGCGGAAGCCCGTGAGAACGGGTGTTCGGTCATCGTATTCGAGGAGTTGACCGATATTCGTGAGCGGACCGGTGCGTCGTGGGGGCACAAGTGGGCGTTCGACCGCTTGCACGAGTACGTCGAGTACAAGGCTACAGAATGCGGAATTGTGGTTGAGCAGGTTGACCCTGAGAACACCAGTCGGCGGTGCTCGCACTGTGGGTTCACGCACCCAGACAACCGTGACAGTGAGGCGTTCGAGTGCCTGAAGTGCGGGTACGAGAACCACGCGGACTACAACGCCGCGAAGAACATCGGATTGAGGTATCTCCGTCGCAACCAAACTGGGAGCGATGGAGGCGCACCCTTGGGCGTGCGCTTGAACAGCGGGACGCTGAACGTGAACGGAGGGTATTCTCCTGCCACTGCTAGTGGCCAGAACGGGAGTCCACGCTGA
- a CDS encoding type II toxin-antitoxin system VapC family toxin encodes MSLVDTNILVAAALNESERDDIATEFLDLNHELSTTIFNQLEFRTVLAKKKRLNQDWVERLLEIFGIG; translated from the coding sequence ATGTCACTTGTCGATACGAACATTCTCGTCGCTGCGGCACTCAATGAATCGGAACGGGACGATATCGCAACTGAATTCTTGGATCTGAATCACGAGCTCTCGACAACAATATTCAACCAGCTGGAGTTCCGAACCGTATTAGCAAAGAAAAAGCGGCTCAACCAGGACTGGGTTGAACGTCTTCTCGAAATCTTTGGGATCGGGTGA
- a CDS encoding TRAM domain-containing protein, producing MYSAAVLQTDTASAEEQPEQQDQTQKQDRADPEPKPHVEVGEQCAVDIEDIGEQGDGIARVERGYVIIVPDTEVNERVTIKIKSIRPNVAFGEVVERHDHSE from the coding sequence ATGTATAGTGCAGCGGTACTACAGACTGATACCGCATCAGCAGAGGAGCAGCCGGAGCAACAGGACCAGACTCAGAAACAAGATCGGGCAGACCCAGAACCTAAACCCCATGTTGAGGTAGGTGAGCAATGTGCTGTCGATATCGAAGATATCGGTGAACAGGGAGACGGTATTGCTCGCGTCGAACGAGGATATGTGATTATCGTCCCAGACACTGAAGTGAATGAACGGGTAACGATCAAGATCAAGAGCATCAGGCCAAACGTGGCCTTTGGAGAAGTCGTTGAACGACATGACCACTCCGAATAG